In Drosophila santomea strain STO CAGO 1482 chromosome 2L, Prin_Dsan_1.1, whole genome shotgun sequence, a single window of DNA contains:
- the LOC120443863 gene encoding uncharacterized protein LOC120443863 isoform X3, whose protein sequence is MNLYAKTEIPTMDGLQYAVEFAHDENLLGSQSKVSHLSEILAMLTLNSADERNVEGHNLHGKLLQLKREADLLDTQLDAPDYYTQKEELIFKVVCELRGIDHEQWILDEMGLMDDAAFGDFLQDAFVCDQN, encoded by the exons ATGAATCTGTATGCCAAAACTGAAATCCCAACCATGGATGGCCTACAATATGCGGTCGAGTTTGCCCACGATGAGAATCTACTGGGCAGCCAATCGAAAGTG TCTCACCTGTCCGAAATCCTGGCCATGCTCACCCTCAACTCAGCCGATGAACGCAATGTTGAGGGCCATAACCTTCATGGGAAACTATTACAACTGAAACGGGAAGCGGATTTGCTAGACACCCAATTGGATGCGCCCGATTATTACACCCAAAAGGAGGAATTAATCTTCAAGGTCGTGTGCGAACTCAGGGGCATCGACCATGAGCAGTGGATCCTGGATGAAATGGGACTCATGGATGACGCTGCGTTTGGCGACTTTCTGCAGGATGCGTTTGTTTGCGATCAAAATTGA
- the LOC120443863 gene encoding uncharacterized protein LOC120443863 isoform X2: MGSLRERVWPINGDKPQAPTAKTVCPRPPMNLYAKTEIPTMDGLQYAVEFAHDENLLGSQSKVSHLSEILAMLTLNSADERNVEGHNLHGKLLQLKREADLLDTQLDAPDYYTQKEELIFKVVCELRGIDHEQWILDEMGLMDDAAFGDFLQDAFVCDQN; this comes from the exons ATGGGAAGCCTCAGGGAAAGGGTTTG GCCAATAAATGGTGACAAGCCCCAAGCTCCGACAGCGAAGACAGTTTGCCCCAGACCTCCGATGAATCTGTATGCCAAAACTGAAATCCCAACCATGGATGGCCTACAATATGCGGTCGAGTTTGCCCACGATGAGAATCTACTGGGCAGCCAATCGAAAGTG TCTCACCTGTCCGAAATCCTGGCCATGCTCACCCTCAACTCAGCCGATGAACGCAATGTTGAGGGCCATAACCTTCATGGGAAACTATTACAACTGAAACGGGAAGCGGATTTGCTAGACACCCAATTGGATGCGCCCGATTATTACACCCAAAAGGAGGAATTAATCTTCAAGGTCGTGTGCGAACTCAGGGGCATCGACCATGAGCAGTGGATCCTGGATGAAATGGGACTCATGGATGACGCTGCGTTTGGCGACTTTCTGCAGGATGCGTTTGTTTGCGATCAAAATTGA